The following is a genomic window from Sulfitobacter pontiacus.
CGCGTGCCATCGGGGTCGCGCAATCCGCGCTCGACATTTCGATGCAATACGCGATTGATCGCAAGCAGTTCGGCAAGTCTCTCATCAACTTCCCTCGCGTGTCGTCCAAACTGGCGATGATGGCGGTCGAAATCATGATCGCCCGCCAACTCACCTATTTCTCGGCGTTTGAAAAAGACGAAGGCCGGCGCTGTGATGTCGAAGCGGGCATGGCCAAACTGCTCGGCGCACGGGTCGCTTGGGCCGCAGCTGACAATGGCTTGCAGATCCATGGCGGCAACGGTTTTGCACTCGAATACAAAATCAGCCGTGTCCTATGCGACGCACGTATCCTCAACATTTTCGAAGGCGCGGCAGAGATTCAGGCGCAGGTCATCTCGCGCCGTTTGCTCGGATGAAGTTCGGGCAGCCTGACGCGTGAAATCGTCGGGCTGCCTATCCGGACCCCATGATCAAGCTGACCTCCCTCTTTCTGGCCATAGCCCTGACGACCCAGTGCAGTCAGGACGAAACTCTGCGGGCGTATGGGGCCGCCGATCGCCTATGGCGCTTGCAAGAACTAAACGGGGTCCCGTTCTCAGCAAACACACAGCTGTCCTTTCCAGAAAAAGAACAGGTTACCGTTCAAGGCCCCTGCAATCGGATGTCCGGCACGAACAAGCTGCCCTACCCTTGGTTTTCTTTTACGCTCATATCCTCCACCAAAAAGGCATGTCCTGATCTCGGCCAAGAAAACATTGTTATCGACGCGCTCAACAACGCCACCCTCGTCGAGATTCTGAATGACGTCATGATCCTGTCTAACACCGAGGATCTTAATATGGTGTTTCGCGCCGTCGACTAAATGCCTCGACGTAGCGCGCGCGCGCCTCGGGTAGGGGCTTGTCCCCTAGATCGCGCGCCAAATGCCGCTCTAGGAAATATCCCGTGGTTTTGAACGCCAGCGCAATATCCGCATCGCTCGCATCCCCTTCCCCCCGTAAAACGGGCGACAATGGCAGCATTTTATCAACCCACTCCCCCGCCCCTTCTCGGGTCACAGCACGCCCCGTTTTCGGAGATACAAAGACCAGCCCGCTGGTCCGTCCGGTCACCGCACAGGCGCTCAGATCAAGCCCATAGCCAAGCTCGTCTAACAGGCTGATTTCCCATTGAAGATAGGCCAACGGCCACAGGTCCCCCTGCCCCAATAGATCCAGAAGCGCTTCAGTTCGACGATATAATGGCGCATGCGCTTCGCGTTCGGGCAATGCAAAGGCAAGCAGCCCCGTCACCGCATTCAACCCCGCAAGGCTCAGCCGATCATGCATTGCCAATGCGGCGCGGCTGCGGACGGGCTCTACAGTAAACGCGCCGATATGATCCTCAAGCCGTGCGCGCCATGCAATGTCTAACTGTGCGCCCGGTTGGAGAATTGGGGCAATCTTGCGACTGGTACCGCCGCGTACGATCCCGGCGTGGCGGCCGCGCTCGGGGGTGAACACCTCGATGATGGCCGATGTCTCACCATGGCGGCGCGCGCTGAGCAAAATGCCTTGATCGCGCCATTCCAT
Proteins encoded in this region:
- a CDS encoding META domain-containing protein, whose translation is MIKLTSLFLAIALTTQCSQDETLRAYGAADRLWRLQELNGVPFSANTQLSFPEKEQVTVQGPCNRMSGTNKLPYPWFSFTLISSTKKACPDLGQENIVIDALNNATLVEILNDVMILSNTEDLNMVFRAVD
- the recO gene encoding DNA repair protein RecO — protein: MEWRDQGILLSARRHGETSAIIEVFTPERGRHAGIVRGGTSRKIAPILQPGAQLDIAWRARLEDHIGAFTVEPVRSRAALAMHDRLSLAGLNAVTGLLAFALPEREAHAPLYRRTEALLDLLGQGDLWPLAYLQWEISLLDELGYGLDLSACAVTGRTSGLVFVSPKTGRAVTREGAGEWVDKMLPLSPVLRGEGDASDADIALAFKTTGYFLERHLARDLGDKPLPEARARYVEAFSRRRETPY